In Topomyia yanbarensis strain Yona2022 chromosome 2, ASM3024719v1, whole genome shotgun sequence, one DNA window encodes the following:
- the LOC131685446 gene encoding zinc finger protein 239-like, with protein sequence MTELATRTLMPGACRCCLLEQSEMYCILDTLEEFESTIYDLITDCIGIKITGDDCFSRSICNICFNDLSTAVRFRQRCLETENILQNSQIDIEKPQVKELSEEILSSQEEIVLEEKSQSINSDVTSNLYKEGSSTDQRDSQSSETELSSPPKKKKISKRRSGGNTYKCNICDKVFMKASYLKKHLRIHSGERPFKCNVCPKAFVTSDTLKNHERVHTNNRPHECDMCGKRFISNSHLKQHKHFHTGERPYRCDICGKEYTTSIQLSYHRVNHTGGHKFECDLCNRSFVIRSQLKKHMRKHTGEKPYQCDICGVKVKDKYTLKCHIRTHTGPQQCDICGKKLPNSNQFRLHQKTHAEEAISIEQEVPSFTKHNVSVSKIC encoded by the exons ATGACGGAATTAGCTACCCGGACATTAATGCCGGGGGCCTGCCGATGTTGTTTGTTAGAGCAAAGCGAAATGTATTGTATCCTTGATACATTGGAGGAATTCGAAAGTACAATTTATGACTTAATCACCGATTGCATCGGAATAAAG ATCACAGGAGATGACTGTTTTTCAAGAAGCATCTGTAACATTTGTTTTAATGATCTGTCTACTGCCGTACGTTTTCGTCAGCGCTGCCTGGAAAccgaaaatatactgcaaaacTCACAAATCGATATTGAAAAACCGCAAGTGAAGGAATTAAGTGAAGAAATTTTGAGCTCGCAAGAAGAAATTGTTTTGGAAGAAAAGTCCCAATCAATAAATTCGGATGTTACGTCTAACCTGTACAAGGAGGGCAGTTCAACTGATCAACGCGATTCCCAAAGTAGCGAAACTGAATTATCATCACCgccgaagaagaaaaaaatatcaaaacgtcGCAGTGGTGGAAATACATATAAATGTAACATTTGCGACAAAGTGTTCATGAAAGCCAGTTATCTTAAAAAACATCTTCGGATCCACTCCGGCGAACGCCCCTTCAAATGCAACGTTTGCCCCAAAGCGTTCGTGACCAGCGACACCCTCAAGAATCATGAGCGTGTTCATACCAATAATAGACCACATGAGTGTGATATGTGTGGCAAACGGTTTATAAGTAACAGTCATCTAAAGCAACATAAGCATTTTCATACCGGCGAACGACCCTATCGGTGCGACATTTGCGGAAAGGAGTATACAACAAGTATTCAACTTAGCTATCATCGAGTTAATCACACTGGGGGCCATAAATTTGAATGTGACCTTTGTAACCGATCTTTTGTCATACGGAGCCAACTCAAAAAGCACATGCGGAAGCACACGGGTGAGAAACCGTATCAATGTGATATTTGCGGAGTAAAAGTCAAAGATAAATATACCCTGAAATGTCACATACGTACCCATACCGGGCCACAGCAATGCGACATATGTGGGAAAAAGCTCCCCAATAGTAACCAATTTAGGCTCCATCAAAAGACGCACGCAGAAGAAGCGATAAGCATCGAACAGGAAGTTCCATCATTTACAAAGCATAACGTTTCCGTTTCAAAAATCTGCTGA